One part of the Geoalkalibacter sp. genome encodes these proteins:
- the traF gene encoding conjugal transfer protein TraF has protein sequence MALFKKTIVAATALACGLASAPVAAQDFVPVGPRALGMGGAGVAAVTDTTAQYYNPAAFGFFNLRDEQGQRFDCDNNDCGRKFWGIDLDAGLGYRLHNEFGKYLDPLANMDIDRLSTGVQSQSDLQDLVEIVGGLSGLDDPGNAITADLNAGLGARIGRFGMGVRTYVQGTGRVVEIDSENFGINGNLGADISALPEITGNDGATLLFTAEQQAQLAAANFDQTAIQRVDFLARQQGIRPDQAQQSVDLLVAAANEPGGDAATALKNNRTTVALDGFGLMEIPLSYGHALNENWSLGASLKFMLGRVYGTQIFVFDDNTDEVIRQMDDDYNQSANFGIDLGLLGRYKYVNFGLVGRNLNAPKFDGFTKTTTLSNGQTVTTTVSDTRLDPQVRAGVAFIPFTTLTLAADLDLTENGTTFSSYKTRYASFGLEWDAFRVLALRAGAYKNLANSDIDWVYTAGLGLNLWALRLDLAGAVATEKEEFDGDDIPREARLAAMLSIDF, from the coding sequence ATGGCGCTTTTCAAAAAAACAATCGTAGCCGCCACCGCCCTGGCTTGCGGTTTGGCCTCGGCGCCGGTCGCGGCCCAGGATTTCGTACCCGTCGGGCCACGCGCCCTCGGCATGGGCGGCGCGGGCGTCGCGGCGGTCACCGACACCACCGCTCAGTACTACAACCCGGCGGCCTTCGGCTTTTTCAACCTGCGCGACGAGCAGGGTCAGCGCTTTGATTGCGACAACAATGATTGCGGCCGCAAGTTCTGGGGCATCGATCTTGACGCCGGTCTGGGCTATCGCCTGCACAACGAGTTCGGCAAGTATCTCGATCCCCTCGCCAATATGGATATTGACCGCCTCAGCACAGGCGTCCAAAGCCAAAGCGACCTGCAGGATCTGGTGGAGATTGTTGGTGGCTTGTCCGGTCTCGATGATCCCGGCAACGCCATCACTGCGGATCTAAACGCCGGATTGGGAGCGCGCATCGGCCGTTTTGGCATGGGTGTGCGCACCTATGTGCAAGGCACTGGGCGCGTGGTTGAAATCGACAGCGAGAATTTTGGCATCAACGGCAATCTGGGCGCCGACATCAGCGCTCTTCCCGAAATCACCGGCAATGATGGTGCAACACTGCTCTTCACTGCTGAACAGCAGGCGCAGCTGGCAGCGGCTAATTTTGATCAAACCGCCATCCAGCGCGTGGATTTTCTGGCACGCCAGCAGGGCATACGCCCCGATCAGGCCCAGCAGAGCGTCGACCTGCTGGTAGCTGCCGCGAATGAGCCCGGTGGCGATGCAGCAACTGCCTTGAAAAACAATCGCACCACCGTCGCCCTTGATGGCTTCGGACTCATGGAAATTCCCCTCAGCTACGGCCACGCACTCAACGAGAACTGGTCTTTGGGCGCCAGCCTGAAATTCATGCTGGGCCGGGTTTACGGCACACAAATCTTTGTCTTCGATGACAACACTGACGAGGTCATCCGCCAAATGGACGACGATTACAACCAATCGGCCAATTTCGGCATCGATTTGGGTCTGCTCGGCCGCTACAAATACGTCAATTTCGGCCTGGTGGGCCGCAATCTCAACGCCCCCAAATTCGACGGATTCACCAAAACCACGACCCTCTCCAACGGCCAAACGGTCACCACCACCGTCAGCGATACGCGCCTCGATCCCCAGGTGCGCGCGGGAGTGGCCTTCATCCCCTTCACCACCCTGACCCTGGCGGCGGATCTCGATCTCACGGAAAACGGCACGACCTTCTCTTCCTACAAGACCCGTTATGCGTCCTTCGGCTTGGAATGGGATGCCTTCCGCGTGCTGGCTTTGCGCGCCGGCGCCTACAAGAACCTGGCGAACAGCGACATCGACTGGGTCTACACCGCGGGCCTGGGCCTGAACCTCTGGGCCCTGCGCTTGGATCTGGCCGGCGCCGTGGCCACCGAGAAGGAAGAGTTCGATGGCGATGACATCCCTCGTGAAGCACGACTCGCCGCCATGCTGAGCATCGACTTCTAA
- a CDS encoding nicotinate phosphoribosyltransferase, which produces MRYPALMTDLYELTMLAGYLDEGMHELPATFDLFFRTLPFRGSYAVFAGLAPALEYLRDLRFTDADLRYLAGLGIFKTKFIDFLRDFRFRGRVSAPPEGSLVFPHEPLLTVEGTLAEAQFVETALLNLINFQTLVATKAARLTVAAQPEGTVIEFGLRRAQGPDGGLSVARAACIGGVRSTSNVLGGQTFGLPVKGTHAHSWVMAFPDELSAFRAYAECFPDSCVLLVDTFDTLKSGIPHAITVARELRAKGHEMLGIRLDSGDLAYLSREARRLFDEAGFPGVKIVASNELDEEVIQSIRNEGGRIDIYGVGTRLATCQGEGGGALGGVYKLVRLDGKPKMKTTSDIAKATLPDRKKIWRVVEPDGTFHLDLIGHEGDSPQVGEVVYDPTNPARNKLLPSGVRFEPLHQLVMEGGEMVVPPESLDQAADRCAAQLRRLPAGCLRLTNPHVYKISITQGLHDLRGQLMQGLDGSSEKN; this is translated from the coding sequence ATGCGCTACCCGGCCCTGATGACCGATCTCTACGAACTGACCATGCTTGCCGGCTATCTCGACGAGGGCATGCATGAGCTGCCGGCGACTTTCGATTTGTTTTTTCGCACCCTGCCCTTTCGCGGCAGCTACGCGGTGTTCGCCGGCCTGGCGCCCGCCCTGGAGTATCTGCGCGACCTGCGCTTCACCGACGCGGATCTGCGCTATCTCGCCGGACTCGGCATTTTCAAGACCAAATTCATCGATTTTCTAAGGGATTTTCGTTTTCGCGGGAGGGTCAGCGCGCCGCCCGAGGGAAGCCTGGTGTTTCCCCACGAGCCCCTGCTCACCGTGGAGGGAACCCTGGCCGAGGCGCAGTTCGTCGAAACGGCCCTGCTCAACCTGATCAATTTTCAAACCCTGGTGGCGACCAAGGCGGCGCGTCTGACGGTCGCCGCGCAACCCGAAGGCACGGTCATCGAATTCGGCCTGCGGCGCGCCCAAGGCCCCGATGGCGGACTGAGCGTGGCTCGCGCCGCTTGCATCGGCGGAGTGCGCAGCACCAGCAACGTGCTGGGCGGGCAAACCTTCGGCCTGCCGGTCAAGGGCACCCACGCCCACAGCTGGGTGATGGCCTTTCCCGATGAACTGAGCGCCTTTCGCGCCTACGCCGAGTGCTTTCCCGACAGCTGCGTGCTGCTGGTCGACACCTTCGACACCCTCAAGAGCGGCATTCCTCATGCCATCACCGTCGCGCGGGAACTGCGCGCCAAGGGTCACGAGATGCTCGGCATCCGCCTGGATTCGGGCGATCTCGCCTATCTCAGCCGCGAGGCGCGGCGCCTGTTCGATGAGGCCGGTTTTCCCGGGGTGAAGATCGTCGCCTCCAACGAACTTGACGAGGAGGTGATTCAATCCATCCGTAACGAAGGCGGCCGCATCGACATCTACGGGGTCGGCACACGCCTGGCCACCTGCCAGGGCGAAGGGGGCGGCGCGTTGGGCGGCGTCTACAAGCTGGTGCGGCTCGATGGCAAACCCAAGATGAAAACGACCTCGGACATCGCCAAGGCCACTCTTCCCGACCGCAAAAAAATCTGGCGCGTGGTGGAACCCGACGGCACCTTTCACCTCGATCTGATCGGCCACGAAGGCGATTCGCCCCAGGTCGGCGAGGTGGTTTATGACCCGACAAATCCCGCCCGCAACAAACTCCTGCCCTCCGGTGTGCGTTTTGAACCGCTCCATCAGCTGGTCATGGAAGGGGGCGAAATGGTCGTCCCGCCGGAGAGCCTCGACCAGGCCGCCGACCGCTGTGCCGCGCAGTTGCGACGGTTGCCCGCCGGCTGCCTGCGCCTGACCAATCCCCATGTCTACAAGATCTCCATCACCCAAGGGTTGCACGACCTGCGCGGCCAACTCATGCAAGGCCTTGATGGCAGCAGCGAGAAAAATTAA
- a CDS encoding SIR2 family NAD-dependent protein deacylase: protein MNLEDRFREAAKAIAEAEALVITAGAGMGVDSGLPDFRGDHGFWKAYPMYERLGLSFVDAANPYHFRSDPAFGWGFYGHRTNLYRKTLPHAGFALLLEWIARFQLDHFVVTSNVDGQFQKAGFDEAKILEVHGSIHHLQCLEPCGSAIWPNQEQIDVDLNTMRAQTIPRCIHCGGTARPNILMFSDFSWLSDRTRRQEHNFDAFLCDHRDERLAVVEMGAGTAIPTIRYLSEELGYRYGAKVIRINPREGQIAAPHLSLSCGGLTGLEGIARTLATL, encoded by the coding sequence ATGAATCTTGAGGACAGATTCCGTGAAGCGGCCAAGGCGATCGCCGAGGCCGAGGCCCTGGTCATCACCGCCGGTGCCGGCATGGGCGTGGATTCCGGCTTGCCCGACTTTCGCGGCGACCACGGCTTCTGGAAGGCCTATCCCATGTACGAGCGGCTCGGCCTGAGCTTCGTCGATGCCGCCAATCCCTATCACTTCCGCAGCGATCCGGCCTTCGGCTGGGGTTTCTACGGCCATCGCACCAACCTTTACCGAAAAACCCTGCCCCACGCCGGATTTGCCCTGCTGCTGGAATGGATCGCCCGCTTCCAACTGGACCATTTCGTGGTGACCTCCAACGTCGATGGGCAGTTTCAGAAGGCCGGCTTCGACGAGGCGAAAATCCTCGAGGTGCATGGCTCCATTCACCACCTGCAGTGCCTCGAACCCTGCGGCAGTGCCATCTGGCCCAATCAGGAACAGATCGACGTCGATCTTAACACCATGCGCGCCCAAACGATTCCCCGCTGCATCCACTGCGGCGGCACGGCGCGCCCCAATATCCTCATGTTCAGCGATTTTTCCTGGCTCAGCGACCGCACGCGCCGACAGGAGCACAACTTCGACGCCTTTCTCTGCGATCACCGCGATGAGCGCCTGGCCGTGGTGGAGATGGGCGCGGGCACGGCGATTCCCACCATCCGCTATCTCAGCGAGGAACTCGGCTATCGCTACGGCGCCAAGGTCATCCGCATCAATCCCCGCGAGGGGCAAATTGCGGCGCCCCATCTCAGCCTGAGTTGCGGAGGCCTGACCGGCCTGGAAGGCATCGCCCGCACCCTCGCCACCCTCTAG
- the ybaK gene encoding Cys-tRNA(Pro) deacylase: MAKDKTPVTPAVRLLRQENVDFIPRLYTYEEKGGTAVSARELGVDEHAVIKTLIMEDDGKNPLIVLMHGDRQVSTRELARQIGARGVSACAPDAAHRHTGYLVGGTSPFAVRKAMPVYMEASIAELPRIYINGGKRGFLVEITPNDLLRVLKPVAVSVAIS, encoded by the coding sequence ATGGCCAAGGACAAAACCCCCGTCACCCCTGCCGTGCGCCTGCTGCGCCAGGAAAACGTCGACTTCATCCCCCGTCTCTACACCTACGAGGAAAAGGGCGGCACCGCCGTCTCGGCGCGGGAACTGGGCGTGGATGAGCATGCGGTGATCAAGACCCTGATCATGGAAGATGATGGGAAAAACCCTCTGATCGTCCTCATGCACGGCGATCGCCAGGTGTCGACCCGGGAGTTGGCCCGGCAGATCGGCGCACGCGGCGTCAGCGCCTGCGCCCCCGATGCGGCCCACCGCCATACGGGCTATCTGGTGGGCGGCACCTCGCCCTTTGCCGTACGCAAAGCCATGCCGGTCTATATGGAAGCAAGCATCGCCGAGTTGCCGCGCATCTACATCAACGGCGGCAAGCGCGGCTTTCTCGTCGAGATCACTCCGAACGACCTGCTGCGCGTGCTTAAACCGGTAGCCGTCAGTGTGGCGATTTCATAA
- a CDS encoding rhomboid family intramembrane serine protease gives MTWQRTFKRYLSGSGRSEDLSVARTLIFINLILFTLMVLHGTVMGLQMKAIMSPPTQLLVHWGAQFWPLVLNQNQWWRCITYAFTHGGLIHLAFNMVVLYMVGPRLEFEIGKAPFIVLYVFTAITGTLAGLFWHPMTPVVGASGALFGLIGFSVAYYHRIGTSIAIQMRNFMAQWAVFAFIFGLLVGADNAGHLGGAVGGAILGLLMPVRFPAQRRIAPLLKGLAIFCTALVVLSLLGLVWSWF, from the coding sequence GTGACCTGGCAACGCACGTTCAAACGCTATCTCTCCGGCAGTGGACGATCCGAGGATCTGTCCGTGGCCCGCACCCTGATTTTCATCAACCTGATTCTCTTCACCCTCATGGTGCTGCACGGCACGGTCATGGGCTTGCAGATGAAAGCCATCATGAGTCCGCCGACTCAGTTGCTCGTTCACTGGGGCGCTCAGTTCTGGCCCCTGGTCCTCAATCAGAACCAGTGGTGGCGCTGCATCACTTACGCCTTCACCCACGGCGGCCTGATTCACCTGGCCTTCAACATGGTGGTGCTCTACATGGTGGGGCCGCGCCTGGAATTTGAAATCGGCAAGGCGCCCTTCATCGTCCTCTACGTCTTTACCGCCATCACCGGCACTCTCGCCGGTCTGTTCTGGCACCCCATGACGCCGGTGGTCGGCGCTTCGGGAGCGCTGTTCGGGCTGATCGGTTTTTCCGTGGCTTACTACCACCGCATCGGCACCTCCATCGCCATCCAAATGCGCAACTTCATGGCTCAGTGGGCGGTGTTCGCGTTTATTTTCGGCCTGCTGGTGGGCGCGGACAACGCCGGCCACCTGGGCGGGGCCGTCGGCGGAGCGATCCTCGGCCTGCTCATGCCCGTGCGCTTTCCCGCCCAGCGCCGCATCGCTCCCCTGCTCAAGGGCCTTGCGATCTTCTGCACGGCCCTGGTGGTGCTGAGTCTGCTCGGCCTTGTCTGGTCGTGGTTTTAG
- a CDS encoding carbon-nitrogen hydrolase family protein, with product MRVACVQMCSGAEVAVNLDAAATLLAEAAGQGARLALLPENFSFMSPDSSLKRGIAEEVGPAVVLPFLAEMARRHALYVVGGSLLLAGKEGKLRNACPVFAPDGSCLAVYDKIHLFDVDLPNESHRESELIEPGVEPRAVDIEGWLLGLSICYDLRFPELYRRYARDGCQLLSVPSAFTVPTGQAHWEILLRARAIENQAYVLAPAQGGIHPGGRRTWGHTLIIDPWGTVLAELREAPAGQGGVVLADLDAQRLWEVRGRLPALGHRRLD from the coding sequence ATGCGCGTCGCCTGTGTGCAAATGTGTTCCGGGGCCGAGGTTGCGGTCAATCTTGATGCGGCCGCGACACTTCTGGCGGAGGCAGCAGGCCAGGGGGCGCGGCTGGCGCTGCTGCCGGAAAATTTCTCCTTCATGAGCCCCGATTCCAGTCTTAAGCGCGGGATCGCGGAAGAGGTCGGACCTGCCGTGGTGCTGCCCTTTCTCGCCGAGATGGCCCGTCGCCACGCCCTCTATGTGGTCGGAGGCTCGCTGCTGTTGGCCGGCAAGGAGGGCAAGCTGCGCAACGCCTGCCCGGTGTTCGCTCCGGACGGGAGTTGCCTGGCGGTTTATGACAAGATCCATCTCTTCGATGTCGATCTGCCCAACGAGAGCCACCGTGAGTCCGAGCTGATCGAACCCGGCGTCGAGCCGCGGGCGGTGGATATCGAGGGGTGGCTCCTGGGGCTGAGCATCTGCTACGACCTGCGTTTTCCCGAGCTTTATCGTCGGTATGCCCGGGACGGCTGTCAACTGCTCAGCGTGCCCTCCGCCTTTACCGTTCCCACCGGGCAAGCTCACTGGGAGATCTTGCTGCGCGCCCGCGCCATCGAAAACCAGGCCTATGTGCTGGCCCCCGCCCAGGGTGGAATCCATCCGGGCGGGCGGCGCACCTGGGGGCATACCCTGATCATCGACCCCTGGGGCACGGTTCTCGCCGAATTGCGCGAGGCGCCGGCGGGACAGGGCGGCGTGGTGTTGGCGGATCTGGATGCGCAGCGCCTGTGGGAGGTGCGTGGCCGCCTGCCGGCGCTCGGACATCGGCGCCTGGACTAG
- a CDS encoding L,D-transpeptidase family protein: MIGAPKVGLVVGEERILPHDEVPTFYAQRDHAPAWFDAGALSPQAEPLLSELRAADQHGLNTQDYHLAAIAVLLAKVQGAAPQDLLADSLSAAQLDVLLTHAFLLHAARLTSGQVDPNRLFPGEWQVQLRKADGVAVLGAALASGQVGEALRGLSPPQSGYAKLREVLGDYRRIAEQGGWPEVPDGPTLRRGESDPRVPLLRERLWISGDLKALPEEQGDLYDAETAAAVWRFQRRHGLSADRVVGPKTLAELNRPVEERIRQIELNLERYRWLPKDLGRRHIRVNIADFTLQVIEAEQVVMRMPVVVGTHVRKTPVFSGRMTYLEFAPYWGVPPTILAKDKLPRLRKDPGYFDANHYEILPWQGPPGARIHPDDIDWRRVTARSFPGLLRQRPGPWNPLGQVKFMFPNEFDIYLHDTPDRHLFRQAQRTFSSGCIRIQRPADLAQYLLEDDPQWDCERLHLALNASEPQRVMLRRPMPVHLLYFTAWVDAEGIVQFRRDLYERDAVLDLALRKHQDASRLARLSPEGPTLGN; encoded by the coding sequence TTGATCGGCGCCCCCAAGGTCGGGCTCGTCGTGGGCGAGGAGAGGATCCTTCCGCATGACGAGGTGCCCACCTTTTATGCCCAGCGCGATCACGCGCCCGCCTGGTTCGACGCAGGGGCCCTCTCTCCGCAGGCGGAACCGCTGTTGTCCGAGCTGCGGGCCGCCGACCAGCATGGGTTGAATACCCAGGATTATCATCTGGCGGCCATCGCCGTCTTGCTGGCCAAGGTTCAAGGCGCGGCGCCTCAGGACCTCCTCGCGGATTCCTTGTCGGCGGCGCAACTCGATGTGTTGCTCACCCATGCCTTTTTGCTGCATGCCGCGCGACTGACATCCGGTCAGGTCGACCCCAATCGCCTGTTCCCCGGTGAATGGCAGGTGCAGCTGCGCAAGGCCGATGGGGTTGCGGTGCTTGGCGCCGCCCTGGCAAGCGGGCAGGTCGGCGAAGCGCTGCGCGGCCTGAGCCCTCCTCAATCGGGGTATGCCAAGCTGCGCGAGGTTTTGGGCGATTATCGGCGGATCGCCGAGCAGGGGGGCTGGCCCGAGGTGCCGGACGGCCCTACGCTGCGGCGCGGCGAGAGCGATCCGCGGGTGCCGCTGCTGCGCGAACGTTTGTGGATCAGCGGCGATCTCAAGGCGCTGCCCGAGGAGCAGGGTGACCTCTACGACGCCGAAACCGCGGCCGCCGTTTGGCGTTTTCAGCGGCGCCACGGCTTGAGCGCCGATCGCGTCGTCGGCCCCAAGACCCTCGCCGAGCTCAATCGCCCGGTGGAGGAGCGCATCCGCCAGATCGAACTCAACCTGGAGCGTTACCGCTGGCTGCCCAAGGACCTGGGGCGGCGGCATATCCGCGTGAATATCGCCGATTTTACCCTGCAGGTGATCGAAGCAGAGCAGGTGGTGATGCGCATGCCCGTGGTGGTCGGCACCCATGTGCGTAAAACGCCGGTGTTTTCCGGGCGCATGACCTATCTCGAATTCGCCCCCTATTGGGGTGTGCCGCCGACCATTCTCGCCAAGGACAAGCTGCCGCGCCTGCGCAAGGATCCCGGCTATTTCGATGCCAACCATTATGAAATCCTGCCCTGGCAAGGACCGCCCGGCGCGCGGATTCACCCCGATGACATCGACTGGCGGCGGGTGACGGCGCGCAGTTTCCCCGGCCTGCTGCGGCAGCGGCCCGGCCCCTGGAATCCCCTGGGCCAGGTGAAATTCATGTTCCCCAACGAATTTGATATCTACCTGCACGACACGCCCGACCGCCATCTGTTCCGCCAGGCGCAGCGCACCTTCAGCTCGGGCTGCATCCGCATTCAGCGCCCAGCCGACCTGGCCCAGTACCTGCTCGAGGACGACCCCCAGTGGGATTGCGAGCGTCTGCACCTGGCTCTCAATGCCTCCGAACCCCAGCGGGTCATGCTCCGGCGGCCGATGCCCGTGCATCTGCTCTACTTCACCGCCTGGGTCGATGCCGAAGGGATCGTGCAGTTTCGCCGCGACCTCTATGAGCGCGACGCCGTCCTCGATCTGGCCCTGCGCAAGCATCAGGATGCCTCGCGCCTCGCGCGGCTTTCCCCTGAAGGTCCGACTCTCGGCAACTAA
- a CDS encoding alkaline phosphatase, with translation MICKIRGKRKAINLALLALLIPGLCFANNGNRGMATPPHKAAQVKNIILFIGDGMQLEHEVAYSRYLTGEDFGLVWNQLDYEVPVATWDVTTYNGYARQLGAAPFAYDNFDPAVGYDANRGGFERYPLDKTGEDNYFLRPRFATDSASAGTAIAAGVKTDDGNIAWRSKDPSDGAVKTIAELVREQRGMSIGVVSTVPFSHATPAAFVSHNVSRNNYFTGRGGYQGLGIADEIIQVTQPEVVIGGGHIDYNSGFMSRALYDELQAGSEYVFVDRQPGVDANQALLAGAKEAKKNGQKLFGLFGGAGGNFEPPLVFHNPGQPTVEAATIENPTLATATTAALEVLSTNENGLFLMVEQGDIDWANHANDYFWMMGTVHDLHEAVKAAITFINQPGDQLDWSNTLLLVTSDHGNSYMRLNPALPLGKGELPAANEILAWNQSAAPGVEPKVTYGTGSHTNELVSLYVQGAAAELFSLYEGAWYPGTTIVDNTHIFEAMKDFALDWQYEGWLPGMPRNSFVSGKSVGGAR, from the coding sequence ATGATCTGCAAGATTCGCGGTAAAAGAAAAGCCATCAACCTCGCCTTGCTGGCGCTGCTCATCCCTGGGCTGTGCTTCGCAAACAACGGCAATCGAGGCATGGCGACGCCACCGCACAAGGCCGCGCAAGTCAAAAACATCATCCTGTTCATCGGCGACGGCATGCAACTTGAGCATGAAGTCGCCTACAGCCGCTACCTGACCGGGGAAGACTTCGGTCTGGTGTGGAACCAACTCGACTATGAAGTACCGGTGGCCACCTGGGACGTCACGACCTACAACGGCTATGCCCGTCAACTCGGTGCCGCGCCCTTCGCCTACGACAACTTCGATCCGGCCGTCGGCTATGACGCCAATCGCGGCGGTTTCGAGCGCTATCCCCTGGACAAAACCGGCGAGGACAATTATTTCCTGCGCCCGCGCTTTGCCACCGACTCGGCCTCCGCGGGCACGGCCATAGCCGCCGGCGTTAAAACCGACGACGGCAACATCGCCTGGCGTTCCAAGGATCCCTCCGACGGCGCGGTGAAAACCATCGCCGAGCTGGTGCGCGAGCAACGCGGAATGTCCATCGGCGTGGTCAGCACCGTGCCCTTCAGCCATGCGACCCCGGCGGCCTTCGTTTCCCACAATGTCAGCCGCAACAACTACTTCACCGGCCGCGGCGGCTACCAGGGGCTGGGCATCGCCGACGAAATCATTCAGGTGACCCAACCCGAGGTGGTCATCGGCGGCGGCCATATCGATTACAACTCCGGCTTCATGTCGCGGGCGCTCTACGATGAGTTGCAGGCCGGCAGCGAATATGTCTTCGTCGACCGTCAGCCGGGTGTCGATGCCAACCAGGCGCTGCTAGCCGGCGCCAAAGAGGCCAAGAAAAACGGCCAGAAGCTTTTCGGTCTGTTTGGCGGCGCCGGCGGCAATTTCGAGCCACCCCTGGTTTTCCACAATCCCGGCCAGCCGACCGTTGAAGCTGCCACCATCGAAAACCCGACTCTCGCCACCGCCACCACGGCTGCCCTGGAAGTGCTTAGTACCAACGAAAACGGCCTGTTCCTGATGGTTGAGCAGGGCGATATCGACTGGGCGAATCATGCCAACGACTATTTTTGGATGATGGGCACGGTGCACGACCTGCACGAGGCCGTCAAGGCCGCAATCACCTTCATCAACCAGCCCGGTGACCAACTGGATTGGAGCAACACCCTGCTCCTCGTGACCAGTGACCACGGCAACAGCTACATGCGCCTGAACCCCGCCCTGCCCCTGGGCAAGGGGGAACTGCCGGCCGCCAATGAAATTCTCGCTTGGAATCAATCCGCCGCGCCCGGTGTCGAGCCCAAGGTCACCTACGGCACCGGCAGCCACACCAACGAACTGGTGAGCCTCTACGTCCAAGGAGCGGCCGCCGAGCTTTTCAGCCTCTATGAAGGGGCCTGGTATCCCGGCACCACCATCGTCGACAACACCCACATTTTCGAAGCCATGAAGGACTTTGCTCTCGATTGGCAATACGAAGGCTGGCTGCCCGGAATGCCCCGCAATTCCTTTGTTTCGGGGAAAAGTGTCGGAGGCGCCCGCTAG
- a CDS encoding TraB/GumN family protein, producing the protein MEQSDIHRIAIADKDIILIGTAHISRESVETVSRVIREEQPETVCVELDAQRLQALKNSNQWESLNLREVIKRGQVPYLMTNLALAAFQKRMGLQTGIRPGAELAAAAEAAEGLGARVELVDRNIRTTLLRVWRKTSLWKKAQLMGSLVASLFESHKVSEEELARLRQTDTLSAMLEEMSRMLPSVKTILVDERDTYMAYHIRNAPGQKIVAVVGAAHVPGILQLLERDISEETIREISRVPPKPVISKILPWIIPAVVVSLFVLGFFLGNRDQMAGAATAWVLANGGLSALGALIALGHPLTIISAFCAAPVTSLNPTIGAGFVTGLVQVMVAPPTVRDMERVGDDLVSWRGWWSNRLARVLLVFFLSSLGSTAGTFVAFRWLKDLI; encoded by the coding sequence ATGGAACAATCCGACATTCATCGCATTGCCATCGCCGACAAGGACATCATCCTCATCGGCACGGCGCATATTTCCCGGGAATCCGTGGAAACCGTCTCGCGGGTTATCCGCGAGGAGCAGCCCGAGACCGTCTGCGTCGAACTGGACGCTCAACGCCTGCAGGCTCTCAAAAACAGCAACCAGTGGGAATCCCTCAACCTGCGCGAGGTCATCAAGCGCGGCCAGGTGCCCTACCTCATGACCAATCTGGCCCTGGCCGCTTTTCAGAAACGGATGGGCTTACAGACCGGCATCCGTCCCGGCGCGGAATTGGCGGCCGCGGCCGAGGCCGCCGAAGGGCTGGGCGCGCGGGTGGAACTGGTGGACCGCAACATTCGCACCACCCTGCTGCGGGTGTGGCGCAAAACCAGCCTGTGGAAGAAGGCGCAACTCATGGGGTCGCTGGTGGCCAGCCTCTTCGAATCACACAAGGTCAGCGAGGAGGAGTTGGCACGCCTGCGCCAGACCGACACTCTCTCGGCCATGCTCGAGGAAATGAGCCGCATGCTGCCCTCGGTAAAAACCATTCTGGTGGATGAGCGCGACACCTACATGGCCTACCACATCCGCAACGCGCCGGGCCAAAAAATCGTGGCGGTGGTCGGCGCCGCCCATGTTCCCGGCATTTTGCAACTGCTCGAGCGCGACATCAGCGAGGAAACCATCCGCGAGATTTCCCGGGTGCCGCCCAAGCCGGTCATCTCCAAAATCCTTCCCTGGATCATTCCGGCGGTGGTGGTATCCCTTTTCGTGCTGGGTTTTTTTCTCGGTAATCGCGACCAGATGGCCGGTGCCGCAACCGCCTGGGTACTGGCCAACGGGGGGCTCTCGGCCCTGGGGGCGCTGATCGCCCTGGGCCATCCCCTGACCATTATTAGCGCCTTTTGCGCCGCGCCGGTCACTTCCCTCAACCCAACCATCGGCGCGGGATTCGTCACCGGTCTGGTGCAGGTCATGGTCGCGCCGCCGACGGTGCGCGACATGGAGCGCGTCGGCGACGACCTGGTTTCCTGGCGCGGCTGGTGGAGCAATCGCCTGGCGCGGGTGCTGCTGGTGTTCTTCCTCTCCTCCCTGGGGTCCACCGCCGGCACCTTTGTCGCCTTTCGCTGGCTTAAGGATTTGATTTAA